In Neoarius graeffei isolate fNeoGra1 chromosome 19, fNeoGra1.pri, whole genome shotgun sequence, the sequence gaaacagaaaattctaaagggttcacaaactttcaagtatacTGTAGTTGAGGAAATGTAAGCTCCAGAGTTTacaggcaaagaaagaaagaaacacatacatacatacccttCCAAATTATGCCTCACCCACTTTCTGTATAAATCCAGATACAGATTTCAGTATTATGTTACACCCATAATACTTAACTGCTTCCATCTTGGTTGCCTTTGCAAACGAATGAAGATAAAATGGCAAGACAAGTTCCCACACACAGAAGTTCTGGAACAGTCAGGAATGATCAGCATATTTAAAATGCTTCGCATGACTCAACTTCGCTGGGTTGGTCATGTCACTCGGATGTCTGATGAGCGTCTCTTGAAGCACATCCTGTATAGAGAACTGGGAACTGGAGCTTGATCACGTGGTGACCAGAAGAGATATAAATACACACTCAAAGCCTCATTGAAAGACTTTGGCCTCGACCATGAAAACTGGGAGACTCTTGCTCAAAATCGCTCTGCGTGTCATACTGCTAGCTACGAAAAGCAGCGCGTTGCCAAGTCAAAACGTGTAACATGTAAAGCCTGAGGAAACAGTACCACCTTTGCACGAGTATTTTCTTTCACTGTCCTACCCTCACTGCCCCTGCACATTCTGTGTAAAGATTGGCCTTATCAGCCACCTGAGAACACATGTATCGATGACAGCAATGGATGCCTGATGTCATTGATAAAGACAGTCATCTTCCCTCAGGAAGGATGAACATCACACCAATAATACACACTTACCTTGTATAGCAGGTCCCCAGGCAAACAGGTAGTACCAGCTGAGATGCAGGTCCACCAGCGTTTCCTCACGTGGCACGTGAAGCGGGCGCTTGAAGCGACAAGTCACCCGATTGTTCTCAAAGAGGCCCTCCTCATCCCTTGCTGGGTTTCGCCTGATCTCTTTGGCCCACTGACCCACGTTATAGAAATGGTGGATCCTCACCCGTCCGTTATCATCGTGCACACAGCCCATGACATCATCACCTCCCTGGGAGAGGGAGAACAGATGATGACCACAACATTTCTTTCATGTATAATGTATATTTTACATGCGAACATagacacatacagttaggtccataaatatttggacagagacaacatttttctaattttggttctgtacattaccacaatgaattttgaacaaaacaattcagatgcagttgaagttcagactttaagctttaattcagtgggttgaacaaaatgattgcataaaaatgtgaggaactaaagcattttttaaacacaatcccttcatttcaggggctcaaaagtaattggacaaattaaattattgtaaataaaatgttcatttctaatacttggttgaaaaccctttgttggcaatgactgcctgaagtcttgaactcatggacatcaccagatgctgtgtttcctcctttttaatgctctgccaggcctttactgcagcggttttcagttgctgtttgtttgtgggcctttctgtctgaagtttagtctttaacaagtgaaatgcatgctcaactgggttgagatcaggtgactgacttggccattcaagaatattccacttctttgctttaataaactcctgggttgctttggctttatgttttgggtcattgtccatctgtattatgaaacgccgaccaatcagtttggctgcgtttggctggatttgagcacacagtatgtctctcaatacctcagaattcatccggctgcttctgtcctgtgtcacatcatcaataaacactagtgacccagtgtcactggcagccatgcatgcccaagccatcacactgcctccaccgtgttttacagatgatgtggtatgctttggatcatgagctgtaccacgcctttgccatacttttttctttccatcattctggttgaGGTTGATCTtgatttcatctgtccaaagaatgttcttccagaactgtgctggcttttttagatgttttttagcaaagtccaatctagcctttttattcttgaggcttatgagtggcttgcaccgtgcagtgaaccctctgtatttactttcatgcagtcttctctttatggtagatttggatattgatacgcctacctcctggagagtgttgttcacttggttggctgttgtgaaggggtttctcttcaccgtggaaattattctgcgatcatccaccactgttgtcttctgtgggcgtccaggtctttttgcattgatgagttcaccagtgctttctttctttctcaggatgtaccaaactgtagattttgccactactaatattgtagcaatttctcagatgggttttttctgttttcgcagcttaaggatggcttgtttcacctgcatggagagctcctttgaccgcatgttttcttcacagcaaaatcttccaaatgcaagcaccacacctcaaatcaactccaggccttttatctgcttaattgagaatgacatagcgaaggaattgcccacacctgcccatgaaatagcctttgagtcaactgtccaattacttttggtccctttaaaaacagggtggcacatgttaaggagctgaaactcctgaacccttcatccaattttaatgtgataccctcaaatgaaagctgaaagtctggactttatgtccatgtccattatataactataacttgaatatgtttcagtaaacaggtaaaaaaacaaaatttgtgtcagtgtccaaatatatatcgaCCTCACTGTATAGGTTCTGCAGTTAGGTCAAGGTCAAGATTATCTGTCAGGGACAAATTGCAAATATATGATGCAACGTATTGAAATGTTTTCCTTAGTTCCTCGTCCTACATTGCAACGACACATGGAATCTTTTCGGCGGATCTTTCTGCCAAACGTAACTCGGAGTAAAGCCACTTTAATGAAATCATTAAAATGTACTGAAGAGCATTCATGGTTGCTTCTGAAATACCAGCCCTTGCGTATGTCTCTCAGATCCACATTTTAATTTGCTTTCTTTTAGAAGTACCATTTTCTTGTCAGAAGAAAAGCCAACAGCAACCCAGCCATCTGTGTCTGCACTCATCTCGAATTCAACATCTGTACCGATGCGCCTGTAACTTAGGAAATAGTCGCATGTTTCTGCGTCACAGCCTGGCTTTCCATacctacacacacaaaaacaaatcaATGCAGACAGAGATGAAGAGAAATTTatgatacaaccccaaatcagaaaaagttaggaCGGGATatcgaaattaaaactgaaaacaatgatttaaaaaaaaaatctttgacctgtattgtactcaaaacaatacaacagcatgttgatgttttacctcatggattttttttttttttaaatacacacatcaattttgattcttgtgaCACATTtcaaaagaagttgggacagtaaagcatttaccactttataatgttgccattccttctcacaacacttaaaatatgtttagggactgaagacaccaagtgatgaagtgtttcaggtgttattttgccccattcttcctgcaaacaggtcttaaggtgtgtaacagtacggggttgtcattatattttttgtttcaaaattcttcACACCTTCTCGATTGGGGACAGAggagacaggcaccctcttcttccacagtcatgcctttgtaatgtgtgcagaatgtgtttttgcattgtcttgttgaaatctctctggaaaagatgtctgcgtgaaggcagcatatgttgctccaaaatctcaatgtacttttatgcatttaatgctccatcacagacgtgtaagttacctttcccaagggcactgacacaaccccataccatgacagaccctggcttttagcCTTGTTGCTTGGTAACAGTCAGGATGGTCAtatttggtccggagcacacagtgtccatttcttccaaaaaagacctggaatactgattcatctgaccccaatatacatttccactgtgtgatgttcCATCTCAGACACCTctaagcccagagaagttgacggcgcttctgaacacagttaatataaggcttcctttttgtacagtaaagttttaactggcatttgtggatgtaactctgtattgtaatacaaccccgattccaaaaaagttgggacaaagtacaaattgtaaataaaaacggaatgcaataatttacaaatctcaaaaactgatattgtattcacaatagaacatagacaacatatcaaatgtcgaaagtgagacattttgaaatctcatgccaaatattggctcatttgaaatttcatgacagcaacacatctcaaaaaagttgggacaggggcaataagaggctggaaaagttaaaggtacaaaaaaggaacagctggaggaccaaattgcaactcattaggtcaattggcaataggtcattaacatgactgggtataaaaagagcatcttggagtggcagcggctctcagaagtaaagatgggaagaggatcaccaatccccctaattctgcgccgacaaatagtggagcaatatcagaaaggagttcgacagtgtaaaattgcaaagagtttgaacatatcatcatctacagtgcataatatcatcaaaagattcagagaatctggaagaatctctgtgcgtaggggtcaaggccagaaaaccatactgggtgccggtgatcttcgggcccttagacggcactgcatcacatacaggcatgcttctgtattggaaatcacaaaatgggctcaggaatttttccagagaacattatctgtgaacacaattcaccgtgccatccgccgttaccagctaaaactctatagttcaaagaagaagccgtatctaaacgtgatccagaagcgcagacgtcttctctgggccaaggctcatttaaaatggactgtggcaaagtggaaaactgttctgtggtcagacgaatcaaaatttgaagttcttcatggaaatcagggacgccgtgtcattcggactaaagaggagaaggacgacccaagttgttatcagcgctcagttcagaagcctgcatctctgatggtatggggttgcattagtgcgtgtggcatgggcagcttacacatctggaaagacaccatcaatgctgaaagaaatatccaggttctagagcaacatatgctcccatccagacgacgtctctttcagggaagaccttgcattttccaacatgacaatgccaaaccccatactgcatcaattacagcatcatggctgcgtagaagaagggtccgggtactgaactggccagcctgcagtccagatctttcacccatagaaaacatttggtgcatcataaaacggaagatacgacaaaaaagacctaagacagttgagcaactagaatcctacattagacaagaatgggttaatattcctatccctaaacttgagcaacttgtctcctcagtccctagacgtttacagactgttgtaaagagaaaaggggatgtctcacagtggtaaacatggccttgtcccaacttttttgagatgtgttgttgtcatgaaatttaaaatcacctaatttttctctttaaatgatacattttctcagtttaaacatttgatatgtcatctatgttctattctgaataaaatatggaattttgaaacttccacatcactgcattccgtttttattcacaatttgtactttgtcccaacttttttggaatcggggttgtacttgacaAAGATTTTCCaatgtaatcctgagcccatgtggttacatcagctcaagatgaatgacagttcttgatgaagtgctgtctgagggatcagagataacgagtgttcagcttaggcttgtgcccttgccctttacacaccaaaattcctacatattccttgaatcgtttaatgatgatatgcactgtagagagtgaaatatccaaatccctttgtagctttctttgaggaatattgttttcaaacattttaataatattctcacacgtttgttgacaaactggagatcctcagcccgtctttactcctcaaacactaggcctttcctgaaTATTGAATTTGTCTAAAATCATGGTTACAATCACcttttgacatcacctgttttaaACCACGTCTTTattgaattgttttacctcagtaatagccctaaattgccctcatcccaacattttttggaatgtgttgcaggtctgaaacacaggaatggatgaaaGTGAAAGTGAAGTTGATCAGACAAAACAcaaaatattttgggttcattctgtctgcgggcagcatggtggcgtagtggttagcgctgtcgcctcacagcaagaaggtccgggttcgagccccgtggctgacgagggcctttctgtgcggagtttgcatgttgtccgcgtgggtttcctctgggtgctccggtttcctccacagtccaaagacatgcaggttaggttaactggtgattctaaattgaccgtaggtgtgaatggttatgtttcagccctgtgatgacctggcaacttgtccagggtgtaccccgccttttcgcccatagtcagctaggataggctccagcttgcctgcgaccctgtagaacaggataaagcggctacagataacgagatgagatgagattttgtctgcaatgaaatacaagtcaaagtcagtttagaaatcactgtttttttttaatttgcattttcataccgtcccaacttttctgatttggggttgtagctcGCTTTTTGGAGCTTAAACAGTTTGTTGATTTTTATTGCTTGTTTACTTTTATATGACAccttgattgattttaattgacATTAGTGGCCCTTATGTGAACTGAATGTAGCTAGATTACATCAGTGTTTCCTTACAAAACCTCatatgtaaaaaaacaaaacatctatGCATATGCTGCTATGGTAAACTAATCAACAACGACATGGTGTGATGATTGGACTGATTACTCTCCAATAACAGCATGCTCCAAAGTGTTTTGTTCCTctaataccacagcaatttgacaaTTAATATAATTTTTAACTTATCAATATATGACACATCAGGGGCAGCGTAATTAACATCATCTGACTCTTCAGAATTCAAGCATTCAAGTGTGCCGGGGTATAAGTATATTCTAATGCACAGCATATTGGTATATTAAATATTAAAATTTAAGCTCACCTGATGCAACCTTTCGTTACTCCACAATCGCTGACTTTGATGCGGGCGAAAGGGTCAACAGGTGGTGCAGTTGGGAAGGGATAACCTGGGTGACACAAATCAAAGACAAACAGAAGAAGAAATTGTTATTGGGAATATGATTGACAGAAACGTGCAGGTTGAACATCCCTTTCCAAAGTTGGTCACCCCTTTGTTGCTGTAACAGCCTCCGCTCTTCAAATCTCTTGTAGACTAGAACAGGTTTTCTTTTAGGATTCGCTTGTACTGGACTCCATCCATCTTGGCCTCAACCCTGACCAGTTTCCCAGTCCCTGCTGATAaaaaagcatccccacagcatgattctaccaccaccgtgcttcactgtgGGGATGGTATTCTCCAAGTCATGAGCAGTATTGGGTTTCTGCCTAGTGTGTGGCAAGGCCAAACAAAACTCATTTGACaagcaaacattttttttccacagGTTCGCTGAATTTCCAAAACCAGAAGTCATATGTATTTTTTCAGTAGTGGCTTTTcttctgggtggcatggtggtgtagtttgtagcgctgtcgcctcacagcaagaaggtccgggttcaagccccgtggccggcgagggcctttctgtgcggagtttgcatgttctccccgtatccgcatgggtttcctccgggtgctccggtttcctccacagtccaaagacatgcaggttaggttaactggtgactctaaattgaccgtaggtgtgaatgagtgtgaatggttgtctgtgtctatgtgtcagtcctgtgatgacctggcgacttgtccagggtgtactccgcctttcgcccatagtcagctgggataggctccagcttgcctgcgaccctgtagaacaggataaagcggctagagataatgagatgagattttattttatttattcttttttcagatgattttatcttctatttttagacatgtttacttcttctctgaGTCAGGAgcctggtagcaaatttgaatttccctccagggattaataaagtaattctgattctgattctgaactggtttgcttttccatTGGCTAGAGAGCCACCATAGAACTACAACATGAAGGCACTGTATATGTCTGTCAAGTTaaggtccctcccatgccaggatctggtcttcccaggcagtttcagtactacccagctctttgaggcgcatgggtgcagCGCCAGTTTCTGTTTCTATATACGTCTGTATACGTCTCCAATTTCCCAGCAACACTAGCAccaagcacaacaacaacaataatggcagACTCCTGGATTACACAGACTAGATGCTACACTAactctggtgtttttttttaaatggtgatcACAAAATTTTGGGTGGTCTTGTTGGTCATTCTAATCCTGACCCCAGCTCCTAACATAAGTGATTCTTGGCTGTAGACCAGCAAAGTGTTTGTGTAACTCTGGAACCAGTCTTCCTGGCTGAGAGCTGGTTCTCTGGCTGTCAAAACCTGAAGAACTGGTTCAAGATTAGGCGCCATCTTGGAATGGGCCCTCAAACTGTTTTGGTTGGAAAATGGTAACAGACAGTTGGAACACATGCAGAACTCTGCAGAGATTCAAGCTCAGTATCAGACtgggaaccctggagctgtgaggcagcaaagaTACCTAGTACGTTTTGTAGCTTAGAAAAGTAATATTAAAGTAACTGCAATTAAAGTATTTGGatattatcagaggtggacaaagtacccaacttcattgcttaagtcaaagtacagatcccactggtcaaatgttactcctatacaagtgaaagttgtgcagtcaaatttttactttagttaaagtactgaagtacttgcttttaaaaatacttaagtattaaaagtacattttctgtcaacgcatcattgtattattgccacaatgcttacaaaacctaacactgttaccaaagacagaaatgtgaattcacaaaatgaacacatgctgtgccatcatggtggtttaacattaagcaagGTAGTCAATGAAACTCCAccagacatgctagcaaactcttttcaaactcaaaatcatattgggtagctaatgctactcaaaaagaaatatttctacattgtttatttggcaagattatgctaaaagatatttctgaaaggatttcagataagttaacattattcatgttagcgtaactccgtttttacatgctaactaacagtgtctaagttaactagctatgtgttaacgttagccgtggacaaggctacagcaacttggtgggcaaacccatagaaagtcatttgactaaccagactgcatagctattgcaacattatcactaaCTCTAgaggcacagacaactttgttgcaggctttttcttggaataaaacgtatatatatatacctcaatatgctcctgcaggttggatggtgggtttttggcaaacatttcaatcaaaacaaatctttaatcctttcagaaaactgaaacatgggttctagctatagccatgagtgcgtgccttccccagaagaaccgcctccttccattctgtcatcaactgatcgtgttaaataatgctgctgagaaatccgtaaacttgattttatacagtctatggacgagatgtgaccctagtgattacttactgtctcagtgtcagctgtgaaaaaaccaatcacgttttagaaaagaaaagaaaaaaattcactttcaaagctgcttcatagtaacgaggatattgatagaaatgtagtggagtgaaaagtacgatatttggctttcaaatgtagtgaagtc encodes:
- the LOC132867954 gene encoding DOMON domain-containing protein FRRS1L; translated protein: MFLAHLFVLLLEPRLWRLITGSPTDDNTLRSGHGEQGEPGHNEHHKDSYSTFASEFLESRYLSDEGYPFPTAPPVDPFARIKVSDCGVTKGCIRYGKPGCDAETCDYFLSYRRIGTDVEFEMSADTDGWVAVGFSSDKKMGGDDVMGCVHDDNGRVRIHHFYNVGQWAKEIRRNPARDEEGLFENNRVTCRFKRPLHVPREETLVDLHLSWYYLFAWGPAIQGSITRHDIDTPPVSDHTISIYKYEDIFMPTTAYQTFSSPFCLLLIVALTFYLLMGSP